The nucleotide sequence TATTATGCGGTGTATAAGAATGTGATAGTGGTGGATCATTTCAAAAATGAACTGCACATCTTTGACCATCACATCAATGGTGAAGGTGAAGATAGTATCTCAAAAATTGAAACTCTGCTGAATAATAAAAACATACCTAGCTATTCTTTTCAGCTTGATGGACCTGAGGTGTCCAATTATACCGACAATGAATTTTTGGACATCTTGCGTCAAGGCAGGGAGCATTGCTTTAGGGGCGATGTATTTCAGATAGTGCTTTCCAGGTCTTTTACCACTGGTTTCAAAGGGGATGAATTCAATGTTTACAGGGCATTGAGGTCTGTAAATCCATCACCCTATTTGTTTTATTTTGATTATGGCTCCTACAAAGTTTTTGGAAGTTCACCAGAAGCGCAAATTGTAGTAAAGGGCAGAAAGGCTACTATTTATCCAATAGCCGGGACATTTAAAAGGACAGGTAATGATTTGGCTGATGCTGAACTGGCGACCAAGCTTTATGATGATCCAAAGGAAAACTCTGAGCATGTCATGTTGGTGGATTTGGCCAGGAATGATCTTAGCAGATCATCAGAAAAAGTAGATGTGGAAGTTTTTAAGGAAATCCAATATTATTCCCATGTCATCCATTTGGTATCTAAAGTTACTGGAGTATTGCCGGAGGAAGCCAACCCTTTACAGTTGGTGGCAGATACATTTCCTGCGGGGACTCTTTCGGGAGCACCAAAGTACAGGGCTATGGAATTAATCGATGAATTGGAAGGGACAAGTAGGAGGTTTTATGGTGGAGCGATTGGCTTCCTTGGATTTAACGGGGACTTTAACCACGCGATTTTGATTAGGTCCTTTGTTTCTGAAAACAATAAACTACGTTTCCAAGCTGGGGCTGGTGTGGTCGCCAAGTCTTCTATTGAGAGCGAGCTTCAGGAAGTTGCTAATAAACTGGAAGCCTTGAGGGTTGCGCTAAAGGCAGCTGAGGAGGTGTGATGTATGACTAAAATCAAAAGATTGAAAAATTTCAAGATTGGAAGATTATGGTAAAGATCAGCTGTTTTGAAGAGTTGGATGTTTGGAAGCACGCAGCTCAGATAGGGATTGATATCTATCGAATAGCTGATAACACCCCACTTTCTAAAGATTATAAATCAAGAGATCAGTTAATTTCAGCTGCAATTTCTATTTCAAATAACATAGCCGAGGGCTTTGAGTATAATAGCAACAAGGATTTTGTAAGGTTTCTCATTTATGCCAAAGGTTCAGCTGGAGAAGTGCGAAGCCAGGCTTATGTGTTGAATAAGGCTGCTCGGATCTCGGATGAAGATTATATTTCTCTCAGAGAGAGCCTTGTTCAGATTTCAAAGGAAATTAAAGGGTTTGTCATTTACTTAAGGGAGTTTGAAAAAAATAAAAACAAGAAGGTAGGGGATTGAATGAAGGTTAATCTTTCAATTTTACAATATTCCAATCTTACAATAATAATTAACATGAAAATATTAGTACTCGATAATTACGATTCTTTTACCTACAACCTTGTGTACATAGTACGTGAATTGGGTTTTGGGAATCAAATGGATATATACAGGAACGATAAGATATCCTTGGAAGCTGTGGATGAGTATGATAAAATTCTGCTTTCTCCGGGGCCCGGAGTTCCAGCTGATGCAGGGATTATGCCTGAATTATTAAAGAAATATGCCAACAATAAGGATATTTTGGGTGTTTGCCTTGGACATCAGGCCATTGGTGAGGCTTTTGGGTCAGGGTTGAATAATCTTACAGAGGTAGTTCACGGTGTAGCTTCTGAAGTGAAGGTCATCAAAGAAGATATGATTTTTAAGGGAGTTCCAGAGAAGTTTAAAATTGGGCGGTATCATAGTTGGGTGATCGATGAAAGTACTTT is from Echinicola marina and encodes:
- a CDS encoding anthranilate synthase component I family protein; the encoded protein is MSKTQNFKIKTRYKKLLADTITPVSIYLQVRDKFKNPILLESSDYHGQDNSYSYICFNPMATFSFDGLKVKETLPSGEKLLYKLEEGEKLVDNLRSFSSKFKEEENNFKFISNGLFGYMQYDTVSSFEDIHLNNTQASEIPQAYYAVYKNVIVVDHFKNELHIFDHHINGEGEDSISKIETLLNNKNIPSYSFQLDGPEVSNYTDNEFLDILRQGREHCFRGDVFQIVLSRSFTTGFKGDEFNVYRALRSVNPSPYLFYFDYGSYKVFGSSPEAQIVVKGRKATIYPIAGTFKRTGNDLADAELATKLYDDPKENSEHVMLVDLARNDLSRSSEKVDVEVFKEIQYYSHVIHLVSKVTGVLPEEANPLQLVADTFPAGTLSGAPKYRAMELIDELEGTSRRFYGGAIGFLGFNGDFNHAILIRSFVSENNKLRFQAGAGVVAKSSIESELQEVANKLEALRVALKAAEEV
- a CDS encoding four helix bundle protein: MVKISCFEELDVWKHAAQIGIDIYRIADNTPLSKDYKSRDQLISAAISISNNIAEGFEYNSNKDFVRFLIYAKGSAGEVRSQAYVLNKAARISDEDYISLRESLVQISKEIKGFVIYLREFEKNKNKKVGD
- a CDS encoding anthranilate synthase component II, coding for MKILVLDNYDSFTYNLVYIVRELGFGNQMDIYRNDKISLEAVDEYDKILLSPGPGVPADAGIMPELLKKYANNKDILGVCLGHQAIGEAFGSGLNNLTEVVHGVASEVKVIKEDMIFKGVPEKFKIGRYHSWVIDESTLSDELEVTAKTPDGQIMAMRHRDYKVRGLQFHPESILTEHGKQMILNWIEG